A part of Fusarium oxysporum Fo47 chromosome III, complete sequence genomic DNA contains:
- a CDS encoding P-loop containing nucleoside triphosphate hydrolase protein — MPSPKQRKVAIVGSRSVGKSSLAVRFVDGHFVDSYYPTIENTFSKMIKYKGQDYSTEIVDTAGQDEYSILNSKHFIGIHGYMLVYSVSSLPSFEMVQVIREKILNHLGTESVPICIVGNKSDLRPEQRQVTPEDGQKLSEKIQCGWTEASARYNENVGKAFELLIGQIEKSQNPGEAPAKSNCILM; from the exons ATGCCTTCTCCCAAGCAAAGAAAGGTCGCTATTGTCGGCAGCCGCTCAGTCG GCAAGTCGTCTCTAGCGGTACGGTTCGTCGATGGCCACTTCGTCGACAGCTACTATCCCACGATTGAGAATACCTTCAGCAAGATGATTAAGTACAAGGGCCAGGATTACTCAACCGAAATCGTCGACACAGCGGGTCAGGATGAGTACAGCATTCTCAACTCGAAGCACTTTATCGGCATCCATGGCTACATGCTTGTCTACTCAGTATCATCACTGCCGTCCTTTGAGATGGTGCAGGTCATCCGCGAGAAgattctcaaccacctc GGCACCGAGTCGGTCCCCATCTGCATCGTCGGCAACAAGAGCGACTTGCGCCCCGAGCAACGACAGGTCACACCCGAAGACGGACAGAAGCTCTCGGAGAAGATACAATGCGGCTGGACCGAGGCGAGCGCGCGATACAACGAGAACGTGGGCAAGGCTTTCGAGCTCTTGATCGGACAGATTGAGAAGTCGCAGAACCCAGGCGAGGCTCCGGCCAAGAGCAATTGCATTCTCATGTAA
- a CDS encoding inosine triphosphate pyrophosphatase-like protein, with translation MAAHKVNFITGNANKLREVKAILEPEIEVLSKSIDLEEVQGTLEEVTESKCRRAADLVKGPVLVEDTALCYNALSGLPGAYIKWFMTSIGHQGLNNLLAAYTDKSAEAVCTFGYCAGPGEKVILFQGRCPGKIVPPRGPPDFGWDAVFEHEGQTFAEMDKAEKNKISHRGRALAKLQAWFKDQQ, from the exons ATGGCTGCGCACAaagtcaacttcatcaccgGCAACGCCAACAAGTTGCGCGAGGTCAAGGCCATTCTTGAGCCTGAAATCGAGGTTCTGAGTAAATCTATCGATCTCGAGGAGGTTCAGGGCACACTTGAGGAGGTTACAGAGTCAAAGTGCCGTAGAGCTGCTGATCTG GTGAAAGGCCCCGTCCTGGTTGAAGATACAGCTCTGTGCTATAACGCTCTGAGCGGTCTTCCTGGAGCGTACAT CAAGTGGTTTATGACTTCGATCGGTCATCAGGGCTTGAACAACCTGTTGGCTGCTTACACTGATAAGTCCGCTGAGGCTGTCTGCACTTTTGGGTACTGTGCTGGACCTGGCGAGAAGGTCATTCTCTTCCAAGGCCGATGCCCA GGCAAGATTGTGCCTCCCCGAGGACCTCCCGATTTCG GATGGGATGCCGTCTTTGAGCACGAGGGCCAAAC TTTTGCTGAGATGGACAAGGCGGAAAAGAACAAGATCTCCCACCGTGGTCGAGCTCTGGCCAAACTTCAAGCTTGGTTCAAAGACCAGCAGTAG
- a CDS encoding transcription elongation factor Elf1 like-domain-containing protein: MGKRKSSSKPMGPKKKDPLPTTFACLFCNHENSVSVKLDKKAGVGQLDCRVCGQKFQCAVNYLSAAVDVYGEWVDAADAVAKEDNAEPGYTGTSRAGAGRGNRTAVDEDDDEHYGEDDY; encoded by the exons ATGGGCAAGCGCAAGTCCTCAAGCAAGCCCATGGGGCCCAAGAAG AAAGATCCCCTTCCTACCACTTTCGCATGCCTCTTCTGTAACCACGAAAACTCGGTTTCGgtcaagctcgacaagaaggcTGGTGTCGGACAACTCGACTGCCGTGTCTGCGGACAAAAGTTCCAATGCGCGGTCAACT ATCTGTCTGCGGCGGTTGACGTTTACGGTGAATGGGTTGACGCAGCAG ATGCCGTCGCCAAGGAGGACAACGCGGAGCCTGGCTACACTGGCACATCTCGAGCAGGAGCTGGACGAGGTAACCGAACGGCGGtcgatgaagacgacgacgagcaCTACGGAGAGGATGACTATTAA
- a CDS encoding ubiquitin-conjugating enzyme/RWD-like protein encodes MATPKFSSKSPTIRRILREAAEISNSPSADYTAEPLESDLFEWHFTLKGPPNSVYSNGIYHGRIVLPPTYPLRPPSFRFMTPSGRFEANREICLSISGHHEETWQPAWGVRTALVALRSFMETDARGQLGGLETTDAVRQRLANESPAFKCATCGKTNGEIIKECEERAKEASSSAQEVEIPKELNMGWRDEMGAKKDGESQPEQKNDDAETAQLAEGFVQTAPDAVSAANDSSAPQPPAENRNPTPTRTTPLPVPVAQGLVPQAAAQAQAQQARRATDDGVPLWLDRTIVVLVVLLVALVLKIIFAV; translated from the exons ATGGCGACCCCAAAGTTCAGCTCGAAATCGCCCACGATTAGACGAATAC TTCGTGAAGCAGCCGAAATCTCCAACTCCCCCTCTGCCGATTACACAGCCGAGCCCCTCGAATCCGACCTGTTCGAGTGGCACTTCACACTCAAAGGGCCACCCAATTCAGTCTACAGTAATGGTATCTACCATGGTCGCATAGTTCTTCCACCCACATACCCTCTTCGACCGCCTTCTTTCCGCTTCATGACACCAAGTGGTCGATTCGAAGCCAACCGTGAGATTTGTTTGAGTATCAGTGGTCATCATGAGGAGACGTGGCAACCTGCATGGGGAGTACGGACAGCTCTTGTAGC GCTCCGAAGTTTTATGGAGACTGATGCTCGTGGCCAACTGGGAGGTCTTGAAACAACTGACGCAGTACGCCAACGTCTTGCCAACGAGTCACCGGCATTCAAATGCGCAACGTGTGGAAAGACAAACggcgagatcatcaaggaaTGCGAAGAGCGAGCAAAGGAAGCATCGTCAAGTGCACAGGAAGTTGAAATCCCCAAAGAGTTGAACATGGGATGGCGCGATGAGATGGGAGCCAAGAAAGATGGCGAGAGCCAGCCTGAACAGAAAAACGACGACGCCGAGACAGCTCAACTTGCAGAGGGATTCGTCCAGACCGCACCAGATGCCGTTTCAGCTGCCAACGATTCTTCGGCCCCTCAACCACCAGCAGAGAACCGAAACCCCACTCCGACCCGAACTACACCTCTCCCCGTCCCGGTGGCTCAAGGACTTGTACCACAGGCTGCGGCACAGGCACAAGCGCAGCAAGCTCGACGGGCAACGGATGACGGTGTTCCTCTGTGGCTTGATCGAACTATCGTTGTTTTGGTGGTGCTTTTGGTAGCTCTcgttctcaagatcatctttgCTGTGTGA
- a CDS encoding peptidase family C78-domain-containing protein: protein MSNSDPCPFCGFKPGQGEYELILHIEQQHPDADGSPLTTSGDPISCPEGCGEILQLDELAYHLELHELEAQDATPEPEPEQTPTVARKPEPSTRERERKHKKVSAIQAWKDLFSGRSSHGKESSSSSSRTRHKTKREDAGITKTTSRGSSSRDKNGERAKSNVRLGKSDLGRFAHERKMPPWLVDLLKDEGQVVNDGVLPVLSQLLEQSPSTQYAYLCHPAVQHVSKLRREGGFCGYRNIQMLTSNIISAQREGSNHFGRTFPSIFQIQDLIENAWDMGINAQGRAETGGVKGTRKYIGTPEAQAVFLSLEIPCSVQAFKDQERGKSKQRLFEAIEGYFHGGITSVEDRIHHTELPPIYLQHPGHSLTIVGFERQMDGQANLLVFDPSFRDSTKIRNLIGRTVRQKPSSIDSFLQPYRRGSHYFRKYNQYEVL, encoded by the exons ATGTCCAACTCAGATCCTTGCCCCTTCTGCGGCTTCAAGCCGGGCCAAGGCGAATATGAACTCATTCTA CACATAGAGCAGCAGCACCCAGACGCTGACGGCTCACCACTCACCACCTCCGGAGATCCCATTTCATGTCCAGAAGGTTGCGGTGAGATCCTTCAGCTGGACGAGCTAGCTTatcatcttgagcttcacGAGCTCGAGGCGCAGGACGCCACCCCCGAGCCAGAGCCGGAACAGACTCCCACTGTGGCTCGGAAGCCGGAGCCGTCGACTAGAGAGAGAGAGCGGAAGCACAAGAAAGTCAGCGCTATCCAGGCGTGGAAGGACCTCTTTTCTGGGCGTAGCTCTCATGGGAAGGAGAGTAGCAGTAGCAGTAGTAGGACACGGCACAAGACCAAGAGAGAGGATGCTGGTATCACCAAGACTACCAGCAGAGGCTCTTCAAGTCGCGATAAGAATGGCGAACGAGCTAAATCCAACGTTCGTCTGGGG AAATCTGATCTTGGCAGGTTTGCGCATGAGAGAAAGATGCCCCCTTGGCTTGTAGACCTTCTGAAAGATGAAGGACAGGTTGTCAACGATG GTGTTCTGCCTGTTCTAAGTCAGCTTTTGGAACAAAGTCCTTCAACACAGTATGCCTACCTGTGTCACCCTGCGGTACAACATGTTTCCAAATTGAGACGAGAAG GCGGTTTCTGTGGTTATCGAAACATCCAGATGCTCACTTCAAACATCATCTCAGCCCAGAGAGAAGGCTCGAATCACTTTGGACGCACATTTCCCTCCATCTTCCAGATCCAAGATCTCATTGAGAATGCCTGGGACATGGGTATCAATGCCCAGGGAAGGGCGGAAACCGGGGGCGTAAAGGGGACGAGAAAATACATTGGCACACCAGAG GCACAGGCTGTGTTTCTCAGCTTGGAGATACC TTGCTCCGTTCAAGCATTTAAGGATCAGGAACGCGGCAAGTCGAAACAACGTCTCTTTGAAGCTATCGAAGGATATTTTCATGGAGGTATCACAAGCGTCGAAGATCGAATTCATCATACGGAACTGCCACCAATCTACCTACAACACCCAG GACACTCTTTGACAATCGTCGGCTTCGAGAGGCAAATGGACGGGCAGGCGAATCTATTGGTATTCGACCCTAGTTTTCGTGATTCTACAAAGATCCGAAACCTCATCGGCAGAACAGTTCGTCAGAAGCCCTCTTCAATCGATAGTTTCTTGCAGCCATATCGTCGTGGCTCTCACTACTTTCGCAAGTACAACCAATATGAGGTGCTCTAG
- a CDS encoding uracil phosphoribosyltransferase-domain-containing protein, with amino-acid sequence MADKTQDTHTTPVGPSYRTHQQKPSATVSVDVKLDNVHVLSQTPQLIALLSKIRSKETERADFIFYSNRIIRLLVEEGLNHLPVIEHTVTTPIGRNYNGLMFQGKICGVSIMRAGEAMEQGLRDCCRSVRIGKILIQRDEETAQPKLFYDKLPEDIADRWVLLLDPMFATGGSATMAVQVLKARGVPEEHILFLNLIASPEGVKNFSAKFPRLRVVTAFIDEGLDEKNYIVPGLGDFGDRFYTI; translated from the exons ATGGCGGACAAGACTCAAGATACTCACACGACACCCGTCGGTCCCTCATACCGCACTCACCAGCAGAAGCCCAGTGCCACCGTCTCTGTCGACGTCAAGCTAGACAATGTCCATGTTCTGTCGCAGACCCCTCAGCTCATTGCCCTACTGTC GAAAATTCGTAGCAAGGAGACCGAGAGAGCAGATTTCATCTTTTACTCCAACCGAATCATTCGATTGCTAGTTGAGGAGGGTCTCAACCACTTGCCTGTCATTGAGCACACTGTCACTACACCCATTGGCCGAAATTACAATGGTCTCATGTTCCAGGGCAAGATCTGCGGAGTGTCCATCATGAGAGCTGGTGAGGCTATGGAACAGGGTCTCCGTGACTGCTGCCGCTCTGTTCGTATTGGAAAGATCTTGATCCAGCGTGATGAGGAGACGGCCCAGCCCAAGCTGTTCTACGATAAGCTGCCCGAGGATATTGCTGACCGATGGGTGCTTCTTCTGGATCCCATGTTTGCTACTG GTGGCTCTGCTACCATGGCGGTTCAAGTTCTCAAGGCCAGGGGCGTTCCCGAAGAACacatcctcttcctcaacttGATTGCAAGCCCCGAGGGTGTCAAGAACTTCTCTGCCAAGTTCCCCCGCTTGAGGGTCGTGACGGCTTTCATCGATGAG GGTCTCGACGAGAAGAA TTATATCGTTCCTGGCCTGGGAGACTTTGGAGACAGATTTTACACCATCTGA
- a CDS encoding AAA domain-containing protein: MTTRKLPNIIITGTPGVGKTTHCEALAERTGLRHLSVNQVVKDKECHEGWSDEFHSFIVDEDKLLDAIEDDVKAGGCIIDWHACDLFPKSWIDLVVVLRVDSSTHYDRLITRNYPESKLQENIDSEIMEVLLQEAHEAFDEEIVIELTSNTSDEMDTNVDRIVAWLDQWKKDNSEE, translated from the exons ATGACCACACGAAAACTGCCTAATATCATTATTACGGGCACGCCCGGTGTCGGAAAGACGACTCACTGTGAGGCTCTCGCGGAGCGAACTGGATTGCGCCATCTCTCAGTGAACCAAGTTGTGAAGGACAAGGAGTGCCATGAGGGCTGGAGCGATGAGTTTCATAGCTTTATTGTGGATGAGGACAAG TTGCTAGATGCTATTGAGGACgatgtcaaggctggtggATGCATTATTGACTGGCACGCCTGTGATCTCTTCCCCAAGAGCTGGATAGATCTGGTTGTTGTGCTTCGAGTTGACTCGTCAACACACTACGATCGTCTTATCACAAG AAACTACCCCGAGTCCAAGCTCCAAGAAAACATCGACTCTGAGATCATGGAAGTTCTCCTCCAAGAAGCCCATGAGGCTTTCGACGAGGAGATTGTTATTGAGTTGACTAGCAACACATCTGATGAGATGGACACAAACGTTGATCGCATAGTAGCTTGGCTTGATCAGTGGAAGAAGGACAACAGCGAGGAATGA
- a CDS encoding P-loop containing nucleoside triphosphate hydrolase protein yields MASAYEVGTRAWQPDTAEGWVASELINKTVDGSKVKLTFQLENGDTKDIEVTAEALQSGNDPSLPPLMNPTMLEASDDLTNLSHLNEPAVLQAIRLRYLQKEIYTYSGIVLIATNPFARVDSLYVPGMVQVYAGRQRATQAPHLFAIAEEAFMDMVRDKKNQTVVVSGESGAGKTVSAKYIMRYFATRESPDNPGGRSKRGAESMSETEEQILATNPIMEAFGNAKTTRNDNSSRFGKYIEIMFDEHTNIIGAKIRTYLLERSRLVFQPLKERNYHIFYQLVAGASDQQREELNLLPIEEFEYLNQGNCPTIDGVDDKAEFEATKKSLSTIGVTDAQQADIFKLLAGLLHLGNVKITASRNDSVLAPNEPSLERACAILGVKAEEFARWIVKKQLVTRGEKITSNLSQAQAIVVRDSVAKFIYSSLFDWLVDIINHSLAAEEVLNRVVSFIGVLDIYGFEHFAKNSFEQFCINYANEKLQQEFNQHVFKLEQEEYLREEIDWTFIDFSDNQPCIDLIEGRMGILSLLDEESRLPMGSDEQFVTKLHHNFTPDKHKFYKKPRFGKSAFTVCHYAIDVTYESEGFIEKNRDTVPDEHMAVLRATSNEFLKTVLDAASAVREKDAASSSSSSVKPAAGRKIGVAVNRKPTLGGIFRSSLIELMSTINNTDVHYIRCIKPNEAKEAWKFEGPMVLSQLRACGVLETVRISCAGYPTRWTYEEFALRYYMLVKSDQWTSEIREMADAILKKALGTSSSKGMDKYQLGLTKIFFRAGMLAFLENLRTTRLNDCAIMIQKNLRAKYYRRRYLEAREAIVMTQAAIRSWKARKQVQELRTIRAATTIQRVWKGSKQRKAYQQIRKDMVLFESAAKGYLRRKNIMEERLGNAALKIQRSWRSRRQLRAWRQYRNKVVLIQSLWRGRSARKDYKKIREEARDLKQISYKLENKVVELTQSLGSMKEKNKGLASQVENYEGQIKSWKKRHNDLEARTKELQTEANQAGIAVARLQAMEDEMKKLQIAFDESTANIKRMQEEERELRESLRATNSELETARRSSTQHEKDNMSLRQELESLRDALELARRNAPLNGELANGTTPAASAPSGLINLVSSKKPKRRSAGAEPRELDRFSGTYNPRPVSMAVTGTAHRQNLSGSTFLPGVDNIEMELETLLADEDGLNEEVTMGLIRNLKIPSPSSTPPPSDKEVLFPSYLINLVTSEMWNNGFVKESERFLANVMQSIQQEVMQHDGDEAVNPGAFWLSNVHEMLSFVFLAEDWYEAQKSDNYEYDRLLEIVKHDLESLEFNIYHTWMKVLKKKLHKMIIPAIIESQSLPGFVTNESSRFLGKLLQSNSTPAYSMDNLLSLLNSVFRAMKAYYLEDSIITQTITELLRLVGVTAFNDLLMRRNFLSWKRGLQINYNITRIEEWCKSHDMPEGTLQLEHLMQATKLLQLKKATLNDIEIIQDICWMLSPNQIQKLLNQYLVADYEQPINGEIMKAVASRVTEKSDVLLLQAVDMDDSGPYEIAEPRVITALETYTPSWLQTPRLKRLAEIVSAQAIAQQEKFDYTDGEDYEDGQPQHHELAGVDEVEVEQ; encoded by the exons ATGGCATCGGCCTACGAGGTTGGCACAAGAGCCTGGCAGCCAGACACTGCTGAAGGTTGGGTTGCTTcagagctcatcaacaagaccgtTGATGGGTCCAAAGTCAAACTGACCTTCCAGCTTGAGAATGGCGAC ACCAAAGATATCGAGGTCACTGCGGAGGCCCTACAGAGCGGTAACGATCCGTCTCTCCCTCCTTTGATGAACCCGACAATGCTCGAAGCAAGCGACGATCTTACAAATTTGTCCCATCTTAACGAACCTGCTG TTCTACAGGCGATTCGATTACGATACTTGCAAAAGGAGATCTACACCTACAGTGGTATCGTCCTCATTGCCACCAACCCCTTCGCACGAGTCGATTCGCTCTACGTTCCGGGCATGGTACAGGTTTATGCTGGAAGACAGCGAGCGACACAAGCTCCCCACTTGTTCGCTATTGCTGAGGAAGCCTTCAT GGACATGGTTCgcgacaagaagaaccagaCAGTAGTTGTCTCTGGAGAGTCTGGTGCTGGTAAGACTGTCAGCGCCAAGTATATCATGCGATACTTCGCTACCAGAGAATCGCCCGACAACCCCGGTGGACGCTCCAAACGAGGAGCCGAGTCCATGAGCGAGACGGAAGAGCAGATCCTTGCGACTAACCCTATCATGGAAGCGTTCGGTAACGCCAAGACGACTCGAAACGATAACTCGTCGCGATTCGGAAAGTACATTGAGATTATGTTTGACGAGCACACAAATATTATCGGTGCCAAGATCAGGACATACCTTCTTGAGCGTTCTCGATTGGTTTTCCAGCCCCTCAAGGAGCGAAACTACCACATTTTCTACCAGCTCGTCGCTGGTGCGTCAGACCAACAGCGCGAGGAGCTTAACCTGCTACCTATCGAGGAGTTCGAGTACCTGAACCAAGGAAACTGCCCAACAATTGATGGCGTGGACGACAAGGCCGAGTTCGAGGCTACCAAGAAGTCCCTGTCGACAATTGGTGTCACAGATGCCCAGCAAGctgacatcttcaagctgttGGCTGGTCTTCTGCATCTCGGAAATGTGAAGATCACTGCATCGCGCAACGACAGTGTTTTGGCACCCAACGAACCTTCATTGGAGCGTGCTTGTGCCATTCTCGGTGTCAAGGCCGAGGAGTTCGCCCGATGGattgtcaagaagcagctcgtTACCCGTGGCGAGAAGATCACCTCCAACCTCAGCCAAGCGCAAGCCATTGTTGTTCGAGATTCCGTTGCCAAGTTCATCTACTCAAGCTTGTTCGACTGGCTTGTGGATATCATCAACCATAGTCTGGCTGCCGAGGAAGTGCTGAATAGAGTTGTCTCATTTATTGGTGTTTTGGATATTTATGGTTTCGAGCATTTCGCCAAGAACTCTTTCGAACAGTTCTGTATTAACTATGCCAACGAAAAGCTCCAGCAGGAATTCAACCAGCACGTCTTCAAGCTGGAGCAGGAGGAGTACCTTAGGGAAGAGATCGACTGGACCTTCATCGACTTCTCCGACAACCAGCCTTGTATCGACCTGATTGAGGGTCGCATGGGTATTCTGTCTctgcttgatgaagagtctCGTCTCCCCATGGGTTCTGATGAGCAGTTCGTTACTAAGCTTCATCACAACTTTACTCCCGACAAGCACAAGTTCTACAAGAAGCCTCGGTTCGGCAAGTCTGCTTTCACCGTTTGCCATTATGCCATCGACGTCACCTACGAATCTGAGGGCTTCATTGAGAAGAACCGAGATACCGTCCCTGACGAGCACATGGCTGTCCTGCGTGCAACAAGCAACGAGTTCTTGAAGACTGTTCTTGATGCCGCCTCAGCTGTACGAGAAAAGGATGCCGCCTCATCTAGCTCCAGCTCCGTTAAGCCCGCCGCTGGTAGGAAGATCGGTGTGGCTGTCAACAGGAAGCCCACTTTGGGAGGTATTTTCCGATCTTCGCTTATCGAGCTTATGAGCACCATCAACAATACTGATGTCCACTACATCCGATGTATCAAGCCTAATGAAGCCAAAGAGGCATGGAAGTTCGAGGGACCCATGGTTCTTAGCCAGCTTCGTGCTTGTGGTGTCCTCGAGACGGTTCGCATTAGTTGTGCTGGTTACCCTACTCGTTGGACATATGAAGAATTTGCCCTTCGTTACTACATGCTTGTGAAGTCTGATCAGTGGACTTCGGAGATCCGCGAGATGGCCGATGCTATCCTTAAGAAGGCTCTCGGAACAAGTAGCAGCAAGGGTATGGACAAGTATCAGCTTGGTCTCACCAAGATTTTCTTCCGAGCTGGTATGCTTGCTTTCCTGGAGAACCTCCGCACAACTCGACTCAACGACTGTGCTATCATGATCCAGAAGAACTTGAGAGCCAAATACTACCGACGACGCTACCTTGAGGCCCGTGAGGCCATCGTTATGACACAGGCTGCTATCAGGTCATGGAAGGCCAGGAAACAGGTCCAGGAGCTTCGCACTATCAGGGCTGCTACTACCATTCAGCGAGTCTGGAAGGGATCTAAGCAACGCAAGGCCTATCAACAAATCAGGAAAGACATGGTTCTCTTTGAGTCTGCTGCCAAGGGATATCTTCGACGAAAGAACATTATGGAGGAACGTCTCGGCAATGCTGCTCTCAAGATCCAGCGTTCTTGGAGATCGAGAAGACAATTGCGAGCCTGGAGACAATACCGCAACAAGGTTGTCCTCATCCAGAGCTTGTGGCGCGGAAGAAGTGCTCGAAAGGACTATAAGAAGATTCGTGAGGAGGCTCGTGACTTGAAGCAGATTTCTTACAAGCTTGAAAACAAGGTCGTCGAGTTGACACAGTCTTTGGGCTcaatgaaggagaagaacaagggtcTGGCTTCGCAAGTGGAGAATTACGAAGGACAGATCAAGTCTTGGAAGAAGCGACACAACGACCTCGAGGCCCGAACCAAGGAGCTTCAGACAGAAGCCAACCAAGCAGGTATTGCGGTCGCCCGCCTACAAGCTATGGAAgacgagatgaagaagctccagaTTGCCTTTGACGAGTCAaccgccaacatcaagaggatgcaagaggaggagagagaaCTCAGGGAATCTCTGCGAGCCACAAATTCAGAGCTGGAGACAGCCAGAAGGTCAAGCACACAACACGAGAAGGACAACATGAGTCTCAGACAGGAGCTGGAGTCTCTGCGGGATGCCCTCGAGCTGGCTCGAAGGAATGCCCCCCTCAACGGAGAGCTTGCCAACGGTACCACCCCTGCAGCTTCGGCGCCTTCAggtctcatcaacctcgtCTCGTCCAAAAAGCCTAAGCGTCGGAGTGCCGGTGCGGAACCGCGGGAGCTTGATCGCTTTAGCGGTACTTATAACCCTCGGCCGGTTTCCATGGCTGTTACTGGCACGGCGCATCGTCAGAACCTTTCTGGCTCGACCTTCCTACCTGGCGTTGATAATATCGAGATGGAACTTGAGACGCTTCTCGCCGACGAGGATGGCCTCAATGAGGAGGTAACAATGGGATTGATCCGAAACCTCAAGATCCCCTCACCCAGCAGcactcctcctccttcgGACAAGGAGGTGCTCTTCCCTTCATATCTCATCAACTTGGTTACATCAGAGATGTGGAACAACGGCTTTGTGAAGGAGTCTGAACGTTTCTTGGCCAACGTGATGCAGTCCATCCAACAGGAGGTGATGCAGCACGATGGCGACGAGGCCGTCAACCCCGGTGCCTTCTGGCTATCCAACGTCCACGAGATGTTGTCGTTTGTATTCCTCGCCGAGGACTGGTATGAGGCTCAGAAGTCGGACAATTATGAGTACGATCGTCTTCTCGAGATCGTCAAGCATGATCTTGAGAGCTTGGAGTTTAACATCTACCACACTTGGAtgaaggtgttgaagaagaagttgcaTAAGATGATTATTCCCGCCATCATCGAGTCCCAGTCTCTCCCTGGTTTTGTTACCAACGAAAGCAGTCGATTCTTGGGCAAGCTCCTGCAATCGAACTCAACCCCCGCTTACAGCATGGACAACCTGCTCAGCTTGTTGAACAGCGTCTTCCGTGCCATGAAGGCTTACTACTTAGAGGACTCCATCATTACACAGACCATCACTGAGCTTCTGAGATTGGTGGGTGTGACAGCGTTCAATGACCTGCTCATGCGACGAAACTTCCTCTCATGGAAGCGTGGTCTCCAGATCAACTACAACATCACCCGTATCGAGGAGTGGTGCAAGAGCCACGATATGCCCGAGGGTACGCTCCAGCTGGAGCATCTGATG CAAGCAaccaagcttcttcaactcaagaAGGCCACCCTGAATGACATAGAAATCATTCAGGACATCTGCTGGAT GCTATCACCAAACCAGATCCAGAAGCTGCTCAACCAATACTTGGTTGCCGATTACGAGCAGCCTATCAATGGCGAGATCATGAAAGCTGTTGCCTCGCGCGTGACGGAGAAGAGCGATGTTCTTCTCCTACAAGCCGTCGATATGGACGACAGTGGTCCTTATGAGATTGCTGAGCCTCGAGTCATCACAGCACTCGAGACTTATACTCCTTCTT GGCTCCAAACTCCTCGTCTCAAGAGGCTAGCCGAGATCGTGTCGGCACAAGCCATTGCGCAGCAAGAGAAGTTCGACTATACTGATGGCGAAGATTACGAAGACGGGCAGCCACAACATCATGAGCTCGCCGGCGTTGATGAGGTGGAAGTAGAGCAGTAG